Part of the Bacteroidia bacterium genome is shown below.
TTGTTTTAGGCGTTGCAAGGGTACAAAAAACAATCCATAGTTGTTGTGGATTGAAAGCTGCCAAAAGGGCAAACTTCCTATATACCGGAAATGGCCTGTTACCGATTTTGCTACCTTTGCCCGCCTAATTTTTCTAATGTATGCCTACAAGTGTTTTTGGAGTAATAGCTGAAAAAAAAGAGGAACCGGACAAACGGACACCTCTTACACCTATTCAGGCTGCCGAACTCATGGCACATTTCCCCAAGCTTACCATCATCGTGGAGCCATCAGAATTCAGATGCTTTACCAATGAAGAATATGAGGCAAAGGGCGTAACAGTATCCACTGATCTCAGCAAATGTTCCTTGTTGATGGGCGTGAAGGAAGTGCCGGTGGAAGAGATGCTGGAGCAGAAAACCTACATGTTCTTCAGCCATACGATGAAGGAGCAGGAATACAACCGCGATATGCTGCGCGCGATTCTCGAAAAGAAAATTTGCCTTATTGACTACGAAGTGCTGATGGACAGCAGCGAAAACCGGCTTATAGGATTCGGACGATTTGCCGGTTTGGTGGGTGGCCACTATGCTATGCTGATGTACGGAAAACGCACAGGAGCCTATAAAATAAAACCTGCGGCACAATGTGACGGCCTCAAAGAGATGTTACGGGAATACAAATCCATTGAGTTGCCGGCCATGAAAATAGTGTTGACCGGCAGCGGCAGGGTTGCAGGCGGAGTTTGCGAATTGCTTGATGAAATAGGCGTTACTTCAGTAACCCCCGAAGATTTTCTTAATAAAACTTTTGAAGGTCCGGTATATACGCAGCTTTTTTCCCAGGATCTGTTCCGGCACAAATACAATTTTGGTTATGACCGCGATGATTTCCATCAAAAGCCTGATGAATACAAAAGCCTTTTTCAGCCCTATGCTGAGGTGGCAGATGTGCTG
Proteins encoded:
- a CDS encoding NAD(P)-dependent oxidoreductase; this translates as MPTSVFGVIAEKKEEPDKRTPLTPIQAAELMAHFPKLTIIVEPSEFRCFTNEEYEAKGVTVSTDLSKCSLLMGVKEVPVEEMLEQKTYMFFSHTMKEQEYNRDMLRAILEKKICLIDYEVLMDSSENRLIGFGRFAGLVGGHYAMLMYGKRTGAYKIKPAAQCDGLKEMLREYKSIELPAMKIVLTGSGRVAGGVCELLDEIGVTSVTPEDFLNKTFEGPVYTQLFSQDLFRHKYNFGYDRDDFHQKPDEYKSLFQPYAEVADVLINGIYWNPAAPPLFTKEDAKKSSFRIRTIADITSDIQGSVPITLKFTTTADPVCGYNPFEDANEAPYQPHTIDIMSVVNLPNELPKDASREFGEALSTQVLPRFHVNPGDKLFERATIAQDGHLTKDFQYLEDFVRDK